The following coding sequences are from one Loxodonta africana isolate mLoxAfr1 chromosome 18, mLoxAfr1.hap2, whole genome shotgun sequence window:
- the RILP gene encoding rab-interacting lysosomal protein isoform X3 — MEPQKAAPGEHGWGSRVAAGSESVAELVYHLAGALGTELQELARRFGPDAATGLVPLVVRALELLEKAAVGPAPDSLQVSAQQAEQELRRLREENEHLRRELRCGPQEERALLRQLKEVTDRQRDELRAHSRDLLQRSQETEALQEQLQRLLLVNAELRHKLAAVQTQLCVVRDRERERELQREVSPGLAQEQPLGQAQGPGCEQRQKPERATAGAGAPGTPEDPADVPQQPKRPLEVGQCSFSREELEQILQERNELKANVFLLKEELAYFQRELLSDQRVPELLLEAMKVAVRKQRKKIKAKMLGTPEEAESSDDDDGSWLLLPSNKGDQPPPPESRIQTLACGIVVKKRPLELGPASNREKRKPHSNLTWSLWPALQPPAPDQLCSALDEELCFGDLSYPRGLTLGSGCGWMCDLK, encoded by the exons ATGGAGCCCCAGAAGGCGGCACCTGGGGAGCATGGCTGGGGGTCTCGAGTGGCCGCGGGGTCGGAGTCGGTCGCGGAGCTCGTGTACCATCTAGCGGGGGCTCTGGGCACTGAGCTGCAAGAGCTGGCGCGCCGCTTCGGGCCAGACGCGGCAACCGGGCTGGTGCCGCTGGTAGTGCGGGCCCTGGAGCTCCTGGAAAAGGCCGCGGTGGGGCCCGCCCCAGACTCG CTGCAGGTCTCGGCGCAGCAGGCCGAACAGGAGCTCCGGCGGCTGCGGGAGGAGAACGAGCACCTCCGCAGGGAGCTGCGCTGTGGGCCGCAGG AGGAACGCGCTCTGCTGCGGCAGCTCAAGGAGGTGACCGACAGGCAGCGGGACGAACTTCGGGCGCACAGTCGCGACTTGCTACAGCGCAGCCAGGAAACCGAGGCG TTGCAGGAACAGCTGCAGCGCCTCCTGCTGGTGAACGCTGAGCTGCGGCACAAGCTGGCGGCTGTGCAGACCCAGCTGTGCGTGGTGCGAGAccgtgagagagagagggagctgCAGCGCGAAGTGTCCCCGGGGCTGGCGCAAGAGCAACCGCTGGGCCAGGCCCAGGGGCCCGGGTGCGAGCAGAGGCAGAAGCCCGAGCGGGCAACTGCTGGGGCAGGAGCCCCGGGGACTCCTGAGGACCCA GCGGATGTCCCGCAGCAGCCAAAGCGCCCCCTGGAGGTAGGCCAGTGCAGCTTCAGTAGAGAGGAGCTTGAGCAGATCCTGCAGGAGCGGAATGAGCTCAAAGCCAACGTGTTCCTGCTGAAGGAGGAGTTGGCCTACTTCCAGCG GGAGTTGCTCTCAGACCAGCGGGTGCCAGAGCTTCTGCTGGAAGCCATGAAGGTGGCTGTCCGGAAGCAACGGAAGAAGATCAAGGCAAAGATGTTAGGGACCCCAGAGGAAGCAGAGAGCAG tgaTGATGACGATGGCTCATGGCTCCTGCTCCCCAGCAATAAGGGAGACCAACCTCCACCCCCTGAGTCCAGAATACAGA CTTTGGCTTGTGGTATCGTGGTGAAGAAGAGGCCCCTGGAGCTGGGACCAGCAAGCAACAGGGAGAAGAGGAAGCCCCACAGCAACCTCACTTGGAGCCTGTGGCCAGCCCTACAACCCCCAGCTCCTGACCAACTCTGCTCTGCTCTTGATGAAGAGCTTTGTTTTGGGGACCTCAGCTACCCCAGGGGCCTGACTCTGGGGTCTGGCTGTGGGTGGATGTGTGACCTCAAGTGA
- the RILP gene encoding rab-interacting lysosomal protein isoform X7, whose product MEPQKAAPGEHGWGSRVAAGSESVAELVYHLAGALGTELQELARRFGPDAATGLVPLVVRALELLEKAAVGPAPDSLQVSAQQAEQELRRLREENEHLRRELRCGPQEERALLRQLKEVTDRQRDELRAHSRDLLQRSQETEALQEQLQRLLLVNAELRHKLAAVQTQLCVVRDRERERELQREVSPGLAQEQPLGQAQGPGCEQRQKPERATAGAGAPGTPEDPADVPQQPKRPLEVGQCSFSREELEQILQERNELKANVFLLKEELAYFQRELLSDQRVPELLLEAMKVAVRKQRKKIKAKMLGTPEEAESSDDDDGSWLLLPSNKGDQPPPPESRIQSSFGLWYRGEEEAPGAGTSKQQGEEEAPQQPHLEPVASPTTPSS is encoded by the exons ATGGAGCCCCAGAAGGCGGCACCTGGGGAGCATGGCTGGGGGTCTCGAGTGGCCGCGGGGTCGGAGTCGGTCGCGGAGCTCGTGTACCATCTAGCGGGGGCTCTGGGCACTGAGCTGCAAGAGCTGGCGCGCCGCTTCGGGCCAGACGCGGCAACCGGGCTGGTGCCGCTGGTAGTGCGGGCCCTGGAGCTCCTGGAAAAGGCCGCGGTGGGGCCCGCCCCAGACTCG CTGCAGGTCTCGGCGCAGCAGGCCGAACAGGAGCTCCGGCGGCTGCGGGAGGAGAACGAGCACCTCCGCAGGGAGCTGCGCTGTGGGCCGCAGG AGGAACGCGCTCTGCTGCGGCAGCTCAAGGAGGTGACCGACAGGCAGCGGGACGAACTTCGGGCGCACAGTCGCGACTTGCTACAGCGCAGCCAGGAAACCGAGGCG TTGCAGGAACAGCTGCAGCGCCTCCTGCTGGTGAACGCTGAGCTGCGGCACAAGCTGGCGGCTGTGCAGACCCAGCTGTGCGTGGTGCGAGAccgtgagagagagagggagctgCAGCGCGAAGTGTCCCCGGGGCTGGCGCAAGAGCAACCGCTGGGCCAGGCCCAGGGGCCCGGGTGCGAGCAGAGGCAGAAGCCCGAGCGGGCAACTGCTGGGGCAGGAGCCCCGGGGACTCCTGAGGACCCA GCGGATGTCCCGCAGCAGCCAAAGCGCCCCCTGGAGGTAGGCCAGTGCAGCTTCAGTAGAGAGGAGCTTGAGCAGATCCTGCAGGAGCGGAATGAGCTCAAAGCCAACGTGTTCCTGCTGAAGGAGGAGTTGGCCTACTTCCAGCG GGAGTTGCTCTCAGACCAGCGGGTGCCAGAGCTTCTGCTGGAAGCCATGAAGGTGGCTGTCCGGAAGCAACGGAAGAAGATCAAGGCAAAGATGTTAGGGACCCCAGAGGAAGCAGAGAGCAG tgaTGATGACGATGGCTCATGGCTCCTGCTCCCCAGCAATAAGGGAGACCAACCTCCACCCCCTGAGTCCAGAATACAGAGTTC CTTTGGCTTGTGGTATCGTGGTGAAGAAGAGGCCCCTGGAGCTGGGACCAGCAAGCAACAGGGAGAAGAGGAAGCCCCACAGCAACCTCACTTGGAGCCTGTGGCCAGCCCTACAACCCCCAGCTCCTGA
- the RILP gene encoding rab-interacting lysosomal protein isoform X9 gives MEPQKAAPGEHGWGSRVAAGSESVAELVYHLAGALGTELQELARRFGPDAATGLVPLVVRALELLEKAAVGPAPDSVSHCPTSRHPRAGSGLTLSPGLPSCRSRRSRPNRSSGGCGRRTSTSAGSCAVGRRVSAGLRQDKGGLGASLGPLSDRPPLRMPASPEERALLRQLKEVTDRQRDELRAHSRDLLQRSQETEALQEQLQRLLLVNAELRHKLAAVQTQLCVVRDRERERELQREVSPGLAQEQPLGQAQGPGCEQRQKPERATAGAGAPGTPEDPGVALRPAGARASAGSHEGGCPEATEEDQGKDVRDPRGSREQLWLVVSW, from the exons ATGGAGCCCCAGAAGGCGGCACCTGGGGAGCATGGCTGGGGGTCTCGAGTGGCCGCGGGGTCGGAGTCGGTCGCGGAGCTCGTGTACCATCTAGCGGGGGCTCTGGGCACTGAGCTGCAAGAGCTGGCGCGCCGCTTCGGGCCAGACGCGGCAACCGGGCTGGTGCCGCTGGTAGTGCGGGCCCTGGAGCTCCTGGAAAAGGCCGCGGTGGGGCCCGCCCCAGACTCGGTGAGTCACTGCCCCACCTCTCGCCACCCGCGAGCGGGCAGCGGTCTGACCCTGAGCCCTGGACTCCCCAGCTGCAGGTCTCGGCGCAGCAGGCCGAACAGGAGCTCCGGCGGCTGCGGGAGGAGAACGAGCACCTCCGCAGGGAGCTGCGCTGTGGGCCGCAGGGTGAGTGCAGGCCTCCGCCAGGACAAGGGGGGACTGGGGGCCAGTCTAGGGCCTCTCTCCGACCGGCCGCCGCTAAGAATGCCCGCTTCCCCAGAGGAACGCGCTCTGCTGCGGCAGCTCAAGGAGGTGACCGACAGGCAGCGGGACGAACTTCGGGCGCACAGTCGCGACTTGCTACAGCGCAGCCAGGAAACCGAGGCG TTGCAGGAACAGCTGCAGCGCCTCCTGCTGGTGAACGCTGAGCTGCGGCACAAGCTGGCGGCTGTGCAGACCCAGCTGTGCGTGGTGCGAGAccgtgagagagagagggagctgCAGCGCGAAGTGTCCCCGGGGCTGGCGCAAGAGCAACCGCTGGGCCAGGCCCAGGGGCCCGGGTGCGAGCAGAGGCAGAAGCCCGAGCGGGCAACTGCTGGGGCAGGAGCCCCGGGGACTCCTGAGGACCCA GGAGTTGCTCTCAGACCAGCGGGTGCCAGAGCTTCTGCTGGAAGCCATGAAGGTGGCTGTCCGGAAGCAACGGAAGAAGATCAAGGCAAAGATGTTAGGGACCCCAGAGGAAGCAGAGAGCAG CTTTGGCTTGTGGTATCGTGGTGA
- the RILP gene encoding rab-interacting lysosomal protein isoform X2 encodes MEPQKAAPGEHGWGSRVAAGSESVAELVYHLAGALGTELQELARRFGPDAATGLVPLVVRALELLEKAAVGPAPDSVSHCPTSRHPRAGSGLTLSPGLPSCRSRRSRPNRSSGGCGRRTSTSAGSCAVGRRVSAGLRQDKGGLGASLGPLSDRPPLRMPASPEERALLRQLKEVTDRQRDELRAHSRDLLQRSQETEALQEQLQRLLLVNAELRHKLAAVQTQLCVVRDRERERELQREVSPGLAQEQPLGQAQGPGCEQRQKPERATAGAGAPGTPEDPADVPQQPKRPLEVGQCSFSREELEQILQERNELKANVFLLKEELAYFQRELLSDQRVPELLLEAMKVAVRKQRKKIKAKMLGTPEEAESSDDDDGSWLLLPSNKGDQPPPPESRIQSSFGLWYRGEEEAPGAGTSKQQGEEEAPQQPHLEPVASPTTPSS; translated from the exons ATGGAGCCCCAGAAGGCGGCACCTGGGGAGCATGGCTGGGGGTCTCGAGTGGCCGCGGGGTCGGAGTCGGTCGCGGAGCTCGTGTACCATCTAGCGGGGGCTCTGGGCACTGAGCTGCAAGAGCTGGCGCGCCGCTTCGGGCCAGACGCGGCAACCGGGCTGGTGCCGCTGGTAGTGCGGGCCCTGGAGCTCCTGGAAAAGGCCGCGGTGGGGCCCGCCCCAGACTCGGTGAGTCACTGCCCCACCTCTCGCCACCCGCGAGCGGGCAGCGGTCTGACCCTGAGCCCTGGACTCCCCAGCTGCAGGTCTCGGCGCAGCAGGCCGAACAGGAGCTCCGGCGGCTGCGGGAGGAGAACGAGCACCTCCGCAGGGAGCTGCGCTGTGGGCCGCAGGGTGAGTGCAGGCCTCCGCCAGGACAAGGGGGGACTGGGGGCCAGTCTAGGGCCTCTCTCCGACCGGCCGCCGCTAAGAATGCCCGCTTCCCCAGAGGAACGCGCTCTGCTGCGGCAGCTCAAGGAGGTGACCGACAGGCAGCGGGACGAACTTCGGGCGCACAGTCGCGACTTGCTACAGCGCAGCCAGGAAACCGAGGCG TTGCAGGAACAGCTGCAGCGCCTCCTGCTGGTGAACGCTGAGCTGCGGCACAAGCTGGCGGCTGTGCAGACCCAGCTGTGCGTGGTGCGAGAccgtgagagagagagggagctgCAGCGCGAAGTGTCCCCGGGGCTGGCGCAAGAGCAACCGCTGGGCCAGGCCCAGGGGCCCGGGTGCGAGCAGAGGCAGAAGCCCGAGCGGGCAACTGCTGGGGCAGGAGCCCCGGGGACTCCTGAGGACCCA GCGGATGTCCCGCAGCAGCCAAAGCGCCCCCTGGAGGTAGGCCAGTGCAGCTTCAGTAGAGAGGAGCTTGAGCAGATCCTGCAGGAGCGGAATGAGCTCAAAGCCAACGTGTTCCTGCTGAAGGAGGAGTTGGCCTACTTCCAGCG GGAGTTGCTCTCAGACCAGCGGGTGCCAGAGCTTCTGCTGGAAGCCATGAAGGTGGCTGTCCGGAAGCAACGGAAGAAGATCAAGGCAAAGATGTTAGGGACCCCAGAGGAAGCAGAGAGCAG tgaTGATGACGATGGCTCATGGCTCCTGCTCCCCAGCAATAAGGGAGACCAACCTCCACCCCCTGAGTCCAGAATACAGAGTTC CTTTGGCTTGTGGTATCGTGGTGAAGAAGAGGCCCCTGGAGCTGGGACCAGCAAGCAACAGGGAGAAGAGGAAGCCCCACAGCAACCTCACTTGGAGCCTGTGGCCAGCCCTACAACCCCCAGCTCCTGA
- the RILP gene encoding rab-interacting lysosomal protein isoform X1, with protein sequence MEPQKAAPGEHGWGSRVAAGSESVAELVYHLAGALGTELQELARRFGPDAATGLVPLVVRALELLEKAAVGPAPDSVSHCPTSRHPRAGSGLTLSPGLPSCRSRRSRPNRSSGGCGRRTSTSAGSCAVGRRVSAGLRQDKGGLGASLGPLSDRPPLRMPASPEERALLRQLKEVTDRQRDELRAHSRDLLQRSQETEALQEQLQRLLLVNAELRHKLAAVQTQLCVVRDRERERELQREVSPGLAQEQPLGQAQGPGCEQRQKPERATAGAGAPGTPEDPADVPQQPKRPLEVGQCSFSREELEQILQERNELKANVFLLKEELAYFQRELLSDQRVPELLLEAMKVAVRKQRKKIKAKMLGTPEEAESSDDDDGSWLLLPSNKGDQPPPPESRIQTLACGIVVKKRPLELGPASNREKRKPHSNLTWSLWPALQPPAPDQLCSALDEELCFGDLSYPRGLTLGSGCGWMCDLK encoded by the exons ATGGAGCCCCAGAAGGCGGCACCTGGGGAGCATGGCTGGGGGTCTCGAGTGGCCGCGGGGTCGGAGTCGGTCGCGGAGCTCGTGTACCATCTAGCGGGGGCTCTGGGCACTGAGCTGCAAGAGCTGGCGCGCCGCTTCGGGCCAGACGCGGCAACCGGGCTGGTGCCGCTGGTAGTGCGGGCCCTGGAGCTCCTGGAAAAGGCCGCGGTGGGGCCCGCCCCAGACTCGGTGAGTCACTGCCCCACCTCTCGCCACCCGCGAGCGGGCAGCGGTCTGACCCTGAGCCCTGGACTCCCCAGCTGCAGGTCTCGGCGCAGCAGGCCGAACAGGAGCTCCGGCGGCTGCGGGAGGAGAACGAGCACCTCCGCAGGGAGCTGCGCTGTGGGCCGCAGGGTGAGTGCAGGCCTCCGCCAGGACAAGGGGGGACTGGGGGCCAGTCTAGGGCCTCTCTCCGACCGGCCGCCGCTAAGAATGCCCGCTTCCCCAGAGGAACGCGCTCTGCTGCGGCAGCTCAAGGAGGTGACCGACAGGCAGCGGGACGAACTTCGGGCGCACAGTCGCGACTTGCTACAGCGCAGCCAGGAAACCGAGGCG TTGCAGGAACAGCTGCAGCGCCTCCTGCTGGTGAACGCTGAGCTGCGGCACAAGCTGGCGGCTGTGCAGACCCAGCTGTGCGTGGTGCGAGAccgtgagagagagagggagctgCAGCGCGAAGTGTCCCCGGGGCTGGCGCAAGAGCAACCGCTGGGCCAGGCCCAGGGGCCCGGGTGCGAGCAGAGGCAGAAGCCCGAGCGGGCAACTGCTGGGGCAGGAGCCCCGGGGACTCCTGAGGACCCA GCGGATGTCCCGCAGCAGCCAAAGCGCCCCCTGGAGGTAGGCCAGTGCAGCTTCAGTAGAGAGGAGCTTGAGCAGATCCTGCAGGAGCGGAATGAGCTCAAAGCCAACGTGTTCCTGCTGAAGGAGGAGTTGGCCTACTTCCAGCG GGAGTTGCTCTCAGACCAGCGGGTGCCAGAGCTTCTGCTGGAAGCCATGAAGGTGGCTGTCCGGAAGCAACGGAAGAAGATCAAGGCAAAGATGTTAGGGACCCCAGAGGAAGCAGAGAGCAG tgaTGATGACGATGGCTCATGGCTCCTGCTCCCCAGCAATAAGGGAGACCAACCTCCACCCCCTGAGTCCAGAATACAGA CTTTGGCTTGTGGTATCGTGGTGAAGAAGAGGCCCCTGGAGCTGGGACCAGCAAGCAACAGGGAGAAGAGGAAGCCCCACAGCAACCTCACTTGGAGCCTGTGGCCAGCCCTACAACCCCCAGCTCCTGACCAACTCTGCTCTGCTCTTGATGAAGAGCTTTGTTTTGGGGACCTCAGCTACCCCAGGGGCCTGACTCTGGGGTCTGGCTGTGGGTGGATGTGTGACCTCAAGTGA
- the RILP gene encoding rab-interacting lysosomal protein isoform X4, with protein sequence MEPQKAAPGEHGWGSRVAAGSESVAELVYHLAGALGTELQELARRFGPDAATGLVPLVVRALELLEKAAVGPAPDSVSHCPTSRHPRAGSGLTLSPGLPSCRSRRSRPNRSSGGCGRRTSTSAGSCAVGRRVSAGLRQDKGGLGASLGPLSDRPPLRMPASPEERALLRQLKEVTDRQRDELRAHSRDLLQRSQETEALQEQLQRLLLVNAELRHKLAAVQTQLCVVRDRERERELQREVSPGLAQEQPLGQAQGPGCEQRQKPERATAGAGAPGTPEDPGVALRPAGARASAGSHEGGCPEATEEDQGKDVRDPRGSREQDSSHVPCLPYILLKKPVHSASLRAFFGFLPWLNLFILKSTATALSGACCLSGYELKTSQCPSPPQCLFLSSLGGPAATLSSPVCSCGLHSGLM encoded by the exons ATGGAGCCCCAGAAGGCGGCACCTGGGGAGCATGGCTGGGGGTCTCGAGTGGCCGCGGGGTCGGAGTCGGTCGCGGAGCTCGTGTACCATCTAGCGGGGGCTCTGGGCACTGAGCTGCAAGAGCTGGCGCGCCGCTTCGGGCCAGACGCGGCAACCGGGCTGGTGCCGCTGGTAGTGCGGGCCCTGGAGCTCCTGGAAAAGGCCGCGGTGGGGCCCGCCCCAGACTCGGTGAGTCACTGCCCCACCTCTCGCCACCCGCGAGCGGGCAGCGGTCTGACCCTGAGCCCTGGACTCCCCAGCTGCAGGTCTCGGCGCAGCAGGCCGAACAGGAGCTCCGGCGGCTGCGGGAGGAGAACGAGCACCTCCGCAGGGAGCTGCGCTGTGGGCCGCAGGGTGAGTGCAGGCCTCCGCCAGGACAAGGGGGGACTGGGGGCCAGTCTAGGGCCTCTCTCCGACCGGCCGCCGCTAAGAATGCCCGCTTCCCCAGAGGAACGCGCTCTGCTGCGGCAGCTCAAGGAGGTGACCGACAGGCAGCGGGACGAACTTCGGGCGCACAGTCGCGACTTGCTACAGCGCAGCCAGGAAACCGAGGCG TTGCAGGAACAGCTGCAGCGCCTCCTGCTGGTGAACGCTGAGCTGCGGCACAAGCTGGCGGCTGTGCAGACCCAGCTGTGCGTGGTGCGAGAccgtgagagagagagggagctgCAGCGCGAAGTGTCCCCGGGGCTGGCGCAAGAGCAACCGCTGGGCCAGGCCCAGGGGCCCGGGTGCGAGCAGAGGCAGAAGCCCGAGCGGGCAACTGCTGGGGCAGGAGCCCCGGGGACTCCTGAGGACCCA GGAGTTGCTCTCAGACCAGCGGGTGCCAGAGCTTCTGCTGGAAGCCATGAAGGTGGCTGTCCGGAAGCAACGGAAGAAGATCAAGGCAAAGATGTTAGGGACCCCAGAGGAAGCAGAGAGCAG GACTCCTCCCACGTGCCCTGCTTGCCATACATTCTGCTGAAGAAACCTGTTCACAGCGCTTCTCTGCGTGCATTTTTTGGTTTCCTGCCTTGGCTGAATCTGTTTATCCTCAAGTCTACAGCCACAGCCTTGTCAGGAGCCTGCTGTCTCTCAGGCTATGAATTAAAAACCTCACAGTGTCCTTCACCTCCCCAGTGTCTCTTTCTCTCCAGCCTTGGGGGCCCTGCTGCCACACTGTCCTCCCCTGTCTGCTCCTGTGGACTGCATAGCGGGCTGATGTGA
- the RILP gene encoding rab-interacting lysosomal protein isoform X6 — protein sequence MEPQKAAPGEHGWGSRVAAGSESVAELVYHLAGALGTELQELARRFGPDAATGLVPLVVRALELLEKAAVGPAPDSVSHCPTSRHPRAGSGLTLSPGLPSCRSRRSRPNRSSGGCGRRTSTSAGSCAVGRRVSAGLRQDKGGLGASLGPLSDRPPLRMPASPEERALLRQLKEVTDRQRDELRAHSRDLLQRSQETEAADVPQQPKRPLEVGQCSFSREELEQILQERNELKANVFLLKEELAYFQRELLSDQRVPELLLEAMKVAVRKQRKKIKAKMLGTPEEAESSDDDDGSWLLLPSNKGDQPPPPESRIQTLACGIVVKKRPLELGPASNREKRKPHSNLTWSLWPALQPPAPDQLCSALDEELCFGDLSYPRGLTLGSGCGWMCDLK from the exons ATGGAGCCCCAGAAGGCGGCACCTGGGGAGCATGGCTGGGGGTCTCGAGTGGCCGCGGGGTCGGAGTCGGTCGCGGAGCTCGTGTACCATCTAGCGGGGGCTCTGGGCACTGAGCTGCAAGAGCTGGCGCGCCGCTTCGGGCCAGACGCGGCAACCGGGCTGGTGCCGCTGGTAGTGCGGGCCCTGGAGCTCCTGGAAAAGGCCGCGGTGGGGCCCGCCCCAGACTCGGTGAGTCACTGCCCCACCTCTCGCCACCCGCGAGCGGGCAGCGGTCTGACCCTGAGCCCTGGACTCCCCAGCTGCAGGTCTCGGCGCAGCAGGCCGAACAGGAGCTCCGGCGGCTGCGGGAGGAGAACGAGCACCTCCGCAGGGAGCTGCGCTGTGGGCCGCAGGGTGAGTGCAGGCCTCCGCCAGGACAAGGGGGGACTGGGGGCCAGTCTAGGGCCTCTCTCCGACCGGCCGCCGCTAAGAATGCCCGCTTCCCCAGAGGAACGCGCTCTGCTGCGGCAGCTCAAGGAGGTGACCGACAGGCAGCGGGACGAACTTCGGGCGCACAGTCGCGACTTGCTACAGCGCAGCCAGGAAACCGAGGCG GCGGATGTCCCGCAGCAGCCAAAGCGCCCCCTGGAGGTAGGCCAGTGCAGCTTCAGTAGAGAGGAGCTTGAGCAGATCCTGCAGGAGCGGAATGAGCTCAAAGCCAACGTGTTCCTGCTGAAGGAGGAGTTGGCCTACTTCCAGCG GGAGTTGCTCTCAGACCAGCGGGTGCCAGAGCTTCTGCTGGAAGCCATGAAGGTGGCTGTCCGGAAGCAACGGAAGAAGATCAAGGCAAAGATGTTAGGGACCCCAGAGGAAGCAGAGAGCAG tgaTGATGACGATGGCTCATGGCTCCTGCTCCCCAGCAATAAGGGAGACCAACCTCCACCCCCTGAGTCCAGAATACAGA CTTTGGCTTGTGGTATCGTGGTGAAGAAGAGGCCCCTGGAGCTGGGACCAGCAAGCAACAGGGAGAAGAGGAAGCCCCACAGCAACCTCACTTGGAGCCTGTGGCCAGCCCTACAACCCCCAGCTCCTGACCAACTCTGCTCTGCTCTTGATGAAGAGCTTTGTTTTGGGGACCTCAGCTACCCCAGGGGCCTGACTCTGGGGTCTGGCTGTGGGTGGATGTGTGACCTCAAGTGA
- the RILP gene encoding rab-interacting lysosomal protein isoform X5 produces the protein MEPQKAAPGEHGWGSRVAAGSESVAELVYHLAGALGTELQELARRFGPDAATGLVPLVVRALELLEKAAVGPAPDSVSHCPTSRHPRAGSGLTLSPGLPSCRSRRSRPNRSSGGCGRRTSTSAGSCAVGRRVSAGLRQDKGGLGASLGPLSDRPPLRMPASPEERALLRQLKEVTDRQRDELRAHSRDLLQRSQETEALQEQLQRLLLVNAELRHKLAAVQTQLCVVRDRERERELQREVSPGLAQEQPLGQAQGPGCEQRQKPERATAGAGAPGTPEDPADVPQQPKRPLEVGQCSFSREELEQILQERNELKANVFLLKEELAYFQRELLSDQRVPELLLEAMKVAVRKQRKKIKAKMLGTPEEAESSFGLWYRGEEEAPGAGTSKQQGEEEAPQQPHLEPVASPTTPSS, from the exons ATGGAGCCCCAGAAGGCGGCACCTGGGGAGCATGGCTGGGGGTCTCGAGTGGCCGCGGGGTCGGAGTCGGTCGCGGAGCTCGTGTACCATCTAGCGGGGGCTCTGGGCACTGAGCTGCAAGAGCTGGCGCGCCGCTTCGGGCCAGACGCGGCAACCGGGCTGGTGCCGCTGGTAGTGCGGGCCCTGGAGCTCCTGGAAAAGGCCGCGGTGGGGCCCGCCCCAGACTCGGTGAGTCACTGCCCCACCTCTCGCCACCCGCGAGCGGGCAGCGGTCTGACCCTGAGCCCTGGACTCCCCAGCTGCAGGTCTCGGCGCAGCAGGCCGAACAGGAGCTCCGGCGGCTGCGGGAGGAGAACGAGCACCTCCGCAGGGAGCTGCGCTGTGGGCCGCAGGGTGAGTGCAGGCCTCCGCCAGGACAAGGGGGGACTGGGGGCCAGTCTAGGGCCTCTCTCCGACCGGCCGCCGCTAAGAATGCCCGCTTCCCCAGAGGAACGCGCTCTGCTGCGGCAGCTCAAGGAGGTGACCGACAGGCAGCGGGACGAACTTCGGGCGCACAGTCGCGACTTGCTACAGCGCAGCCAGGAAACCGAGGCG TTGCAGGAACAGCTGCAGCGCCTCCTGCTGGTGAACGCTGAGCTGCGGCACAAGCTGGCGGCTGTGCAGACCCAGCTGTGCGTGGTGCGAGAccgtgagagagagagggagctgCAGCGCGAAGTGTCCCCGGGGCTGGCGCAAGAGCAACCGCTGGGCCAGGCCCAGGGGCCCGGGTGCGAGCAGAGGCAGAAGCCCGAGCGGGCAACTGCTGGGGCAGGAGCCCCGGGGACTCCTGAGGACCCA GCGGATGTCCCGCAGCAGCCAAAGCGCCCCCTGGAGGTAGGCCAGTGCAGCTTCAGTAGAGAGGAGCTTGAGCAGATCCTGCAGGAGCGGAATGAGCTCAAAGCCAACGTGTTCCTGCTGAAGGAGGAGTTGGCCTACTTCCAGCG GGAGTTGCTCTCAGACCAGCGGGTGCCAGAGCTTCTGCTGGAAGCCATGAAGGTGGCTGTCCGGAAGCAACGGAAGAAGATCAAGGCAAAGATGTTAGGGACCCCAGAGGAAGCAGAGAGCAG CTTTGGCTTGTGGTATCGTGGTGAAGAAGAGGCCCCTGGAGCTGGGACCAGCAAGCAACAGGGAGAAGAGGAAGCCCCACAGCAACCTCACTTGGAGCCTGTGGCCAGCCCTACAACCCCCAGCTCCTGA